In Mobula hypostoma chromosome 10, sMobHyp1.1, whole genome shotgun sequence, a single genomic region encodes these proteins:
- the sowahd gene encoding ankyrin repeat domain-containing protein SOWAHB, with the protein MFEKIEASRGRFLPATKGVPLAQTPEGDRLVAADHDWDTLPTKGSDRHCPTYDRVLEDVNRLSSLLGRFLQATDELVGANAARTQPLTGSLAARRISRRSLRLERCDSGVSAGARAQSRKVAADQRLDGEDPMDEGLAEHEWMMAAAGGDLEKLTALLDSVPSLLNRKDPVTGLTAAHWLAKQGNDGALRELVRLAEDRGLRLDLNCRAGGGGHTPLHLAAMQGHQMVIKLLIGAYNVDVDARDFGGRKACHYLASGVPGKFRELVGAENRERPHGTADHSKKCARSQEAEETQVDGQLKKPQFPVIASLQRILQANYRRWWKRTSF; encoded by the coding sequence ATGTTTGAGAAGATCGAGGCGAGCCGCGGTCGGTTCCTTCCAGCCACCAAGGGAGTACCCCTGGCTCAGACCCCCGAGGGAGATCGGCTGGTGGCTGCGGACCACGACTGGGACACGCTGCCCACCAAGGGCAGCGACCGCCACTGTCCGACCTACGACCGGGTCTTGGAGGACGTCAACCGCCTGTCCAGCCTCCTGGGTCGCTTCTTGCAAGCGACGGACGAACTGGTCGGCGCAAATGCGGCGCGGACGCAGCCGCTGACGGGGTCGCTCGCAGCTCGCCGGATCTCCCGCCGAAGTTTGCGGCTGGAGCGGTGCGACTCCGGCGTGAGCGCGGGGGCTCGGGCGCAGAGCAGGAAAGTAGCGGCAGATCAGCGGCTGGATGGAGAGGACCCGATGGACGAGGGTCTGGCCGAGCACGAGTGGATGATGGCAGCGGCCGGAGGCGATCTGGAGAAGCTGACCGCTCTGCTGGACTCGGTGCCCAGTCTGTTGAACAGGAAGGATCCGGTGACGGGGCTGACGGCGGCGCACTGGCTCGCCAAGCAGGGAAACGACGGCGCGCTGCGGGAACTGGTGCGCCTGGCGGAAGATCGCGGCTTGCGCCTGGACCTGAACTGTCGGGCCGGGGGAGGGGGTCACACACCCTTGCACCTGGCGGCCATGCAGGGACACCAGATGGTCATCAAGCTACTGATCGGCGCCTACAACGTCGACGTGGATGCCCGTGACTTCGGCGGTAGGAAAGCCTGCCATTACCTGGCCAGCGGGGTCCCCGGCAAATTCCGGGAGCTGGTCGGGGCGGAGAACCGGGAGCGCCCGCACGGGACGGCAGACCACTCCAAGAAGTGCGCCCGGTCGCAGGAGGCGGAGGAAACTCAGGTGGACGGTCAGTTGAAAAAGCCCCAATTCCCTGTAATCGCCTCATTGCAGAGAATCTTACAAGCAAATTATCGGCGTTGGTGGAAACGCACCTCGTTTTAG